A stretch of Triticum aestivum cultivar Chinese Spring chromosome 1D, IWGSC CS RefSeq v2.1, whole genome shotgun sequence DNA encodes these proteins:
- the LOC123181094 gene encoding uncharacterized protein — protein MAGRSSSRSMVSAHRLFAPAPARTLQHAADPALELDEADIIWGGAALASSPPADAYGRALSTSTPSRASKPRAAAPRDAAGGGGGVGGPASLPVNIPDWSKILGSEYGGGSAGAGRWPSDDRGDAYLDRGDRQWVPPHEQLMYRERAAASFSVREGAGRTLKGRDLRRVRNAIWEKTGFQD, from the coding sequence ATGGCTGGCCGGAGCAGCAGCCGTTCCATGGTGTCCGCGCACCGGCTcttcgcgccggcgccggcgcgcacCCTGCAGCACGCGGCCGACCCGGCCCTGGAGCTCGACGAGGCCGACATCATCTGGGGCGGCGCAGCGCTGGCGTCGTCCCCGCCGGCCGACGCGTACGGGCGGGCCCTGTCCACGTCCACTCCCTCCAGGGCCTCCAAGCCACGCGCCGCGGCGCCACGAGATGCCGCCGGTGGCGGTGGAGGCGTCGGGGGCCCGGCGTCGCTGCCTGTCAACATCCCCGACTGGTCCAAGATCCTGGGGTCAGAGTACGGCGGGGGCAGCGCCGGCGCGGGGCGGTGGCCGTCGGACGATCGCGGGGACGCGTACCTGGACCGCGGCGACCGGCAGTGGGTGCCGCCGCACGAGCAGCTCATGTACCGGGAGCGCGCCGCGGCGTCCTTCTCCGTGCGCGAGGGCGCCGGGCGCACGCTCAAGGGCCGCGACCTCCGCCGCGTCCGCAACGCCATCTGGGAGAAGACCGGCTTCCAGGACTGA